From Candidatus Syntrophosphaera sp., a single genomic window includes:
- a CDS encoding DUF2723 domain-containing protein: MSKAKPDIKHIKRQIQKAGSAPKGKPEYKVPEKPVAVDESEFRPQPLVPRRINTIVAWAVFAFALIIYLLTQARSLSFWDSGEYATCISILGVPHPPGNPFYIIFGRALVALFGGILPHAWIAAFISVLTSAFAVMFTYLITVQLTSMFKIKYWESIFAGVIAALLTAFSFTFWMNAVEAEVYSGLVFFVNIIIWLTLLWVQKSRDFHKQNYLLLILYLFFLGFCVHQTALQIAPAILFIVVYPLMISGLRKGNFWYKFVGYGAALIISYLIFGAIGRSLNIDAFDQMGFALCVLVLMFIELRHVFDKRLWFLGFALVLIGLSAHVYLPIRAADRPFINLADPSTSQRFDDYIQRRQYKAEQETSMFVRRGNLITHQLDYHFLRYFGWQWFKADSVNRWAKIPIGMVKLLGGLLVTFLGLFGAVFHARKNKHSFRYFLAIFICTSVLMVFVMNLSSSEVRDRDYFYVVAYNMWAIWMGIGALGVVHLIQSKAAKYAMIAILGLLPLFNMGAQYLEHDRSREFIALDYGVNFLNSLEENAIIFTNGDNDTYPIWYAQAVEDPFVTEHMHPSSGIYPTPQSQAAIAQALAIKNAQLKGIRKDVTVANLSLLNTSWYIRQLRDLEGVLINLSEEHIDSLDDRRGLFQDYLWKDTVTFNAGDPSGERNFTINYLENYRKRESDGGFYPQRGSDFAVIQIIRENFGKRPIYFAVTCESNVGFDDYLRNEGMVSRLVHYKDPDGQQINIERLLANIDEVYQYRSIFDDRVFKDDNMSRLIMNYGSGYTRAAIHFTKQKEFDLAQAYAEKARQYIDNELRMTEYYIRLYAGTGQWDKVDQFIEVNIFPHPDAVRIYNSYVLNIFVQDYPRQFTNYMQKFLLRYPNEIDYATLAFYYGERYDLRTEVEAMFDSLQGKLGYTWDDIYRYMYGAMSGQSGTDPGLLEFQ; this comes from the coding sequence ATGAGTAAAGCCAAACCAGACATCAAGCACATCAAGCGCCAGATCCAAAAAGCTGGGTCAGCGCCCAAAGGCAAGCCCGAATACAAGGTCCCCGAAAAGCCCGTGGCCGTCGACGAAAGCGAGTTCCGGCCCCAGCCGCTTGTCCCCAGAAGGATCAACACCATCGTCGCCTGGGCAGTTTTCGCCTTCGCACTCATCATCTACCTACTCACCCAGGCGCGCTCGCTGTCCTTTTGGGATTCCGGGGAATACGCCACCTGCATCAGCATCCTGGGCGTGCCCCATCCTCCGGGAAACCCGTTCTACATCATTTTCGGCCGCGCCTTGGTGGCCCTCTTTGGCGGAATCCTGCCCCATGCCTGGATCGCCGCCTTCATCTCCGTCCTCACCTCGGCCTTTGCCGTGATGTTCACCTATCTGATCACTGTGCAGCTCACCAGCATGTTCAAGATCAAATACTGGGAATCCATTTTCGCCGGAGTGATCGCCGCCCTGCTGACCGCCTTTTCCTTCACTTTCTGGATGAACGCGGTGGAAGCGGAGGTCTATTCCGGGCTGGTCTTCTTCGTGAACATCATCATCTGGCTCACTCTGCTGTGGGTGCAGAAATCGCGGGACTTCCACAAGCAGAACTACCTGCTGCTTATCCTCTATCTCTTCTTTTTGGGATTCTGCGTGCACCAAACAGCTTTGCAGATCGCCCCCGCCATCCTGTTCATCGTCGTCTATCCCCTGATGATCAGTGGCCTCAGGAAAGGCAACTTCTGGTACAAATTCGTCGGCTACGGCGCCGCTTTGATCATATCCTACCTGATCTTTGGCGCGATCGGCAGAAGCCTGAACATAGACGCCTTCGACCAGATGGGCTTCGCCCTCTGCGTCCTGGTGCTGATGTTCATCGAACTGCGCCATGTGTTCGACAAACGCCTCTGGTTCCTGGGCTTCGCGCTTGTCCTGATCGGTCTTTCCGCCCACGTCTATCTGCCCATCCGGGCTGCCGACCGGCCCTTCATTAACCTGGCCGATCCCAGCACCTCGCAAAGGTTCGATGACTATATCCAGCGCCGCCAATACAAAGCGGAGCAGGAAACCTCCATGTTCGTCCGCCGCGGCAATCTCATCACCCATCAGCTCGATTACCATTTCCTGCGCTATTTCGGCTGGCAGTGGTTCAAGGCCGACAGCGTGAACAGATGGGCGAAGATCCCCATAGGCATGGTCAAACTGCTGGGCGGATTGCTGGTCACCTTCCTGGGCCTCTTCGGCGCGGTGTTCCACGCCCGCAAGAACAAGCACAGCTTCCGCTATTTCCTGGCCATCTTCATCTGCACCTCCGTGTTGATGGTCTTCGTGATGAACCTTTCCTCCTCCGAAGTGCGCGACCGCGACTATTTCTACGTGGTCGCCTACAACATGTGGGCGATCTGGATGGGCATCGGCGCCTTGGGAGTGGTGCATCTGATCCAGAGCAAAGCTGCCAAATACGCCATGATCGCCATTTTGGGGCTGCTGCCCCTCTTCAACATGGGCGCGCAATATCTGGAGCACGACCGCTCGCGGGAATTCATCGCCCTGGATTACGGGGTCAATTTCCTCAATTCCCTGGAGGAGAACGCGATCATCTTCACCAACGGAGACAACGACACCTATCCGATCTGGTATGCCCAGGCGGTCGAAGATCCTTTCGTGACCGAACATATGCACCCATCCAGCGGCATCTACCCCACTCCCCAGTCCCAGGCCGCGATCGCCCAAGCCCTGGCCATCAAAAACGCCCAACTGAAAGGCATCCGCAAGGATGTGACGGTCGCCAATCTCTCGCTGCTCAACACTTCCTGGTACATCCGCCAATTGCGCGACCTCGAAGGAGTGCTGATCAACCTTTCCGAAGAGCACATCGACTCCCTGGACGACAGGCGCGGCCTGTTCCAGGACTATCTCTGGAAGGATACGGTCACTTTCAATGCCGGCGATCCGTCCGGAGAGAGGAATTTCACCATCAATTACCTCGAAAACTACCGCAAGCGCGAATCCGACGGCGGTTTCTACCCCCAGCGCGGATCTGACTTCGCCGTCATCCAGATCATCAGGGAAAACTTCGGCAAGCGCCCGATCTATTTTGCCGTCACCTGCGAAAGCAACGTTGGCTTCGACGATTACCTGCGCAACGAGGGCATGGTCAGCCGCCTCGTCCATTACAAGGATCCCGATGGCCAGCAGATCAACATCGAACGCCTGCTCGCCAATATCGACGAGGTCTACCAGTACCGCTCCATCTTTGACGACCGGGTTTTCAAGGACGACAACATGAGCCGCCTGATCATGAATTACGGCTCCGGCTACACCCGCGCCGCCATCCATTTCACCAAGCAGAAGGAATTCGACCTCGCCCAAGCCTACGCGGAAAAGGCCAGACAATACATCGACAACGAACTGAGGATGACGGAATATTACATCCGGCTCTACGCGGGAACCGGCCAATGGGACAAGGTGGACCAGTTCATCGAGGTCAACATCTTCCCCCATCCCGACGCTGTGAGGATCTACAACAGCTATGTCCTCAACATCTTTGTCCAGGACTACCCGCGCCAGTTCACCAATTACATGCAGAAATTCCTGCTCCGTTATCCCAACGAGATAGATTACGCCACCCTGGCTTTTTACTATGGCGAGCGTTACGACCTTAGGACCGAGGTGGAGGCCATGTTCGATTCCCTGCAGGGAAAACTCGGCTACACCTGGGACGACATCTACAGATACATGTACGGGGCGATGTCCGGCCAGTCTGGCACCGATCCGGGCCTCTTGGAATTCCAATAG
- a CDS encoding carbohydrate ABC transporter permease, with the protein MHPIISKSIIYFLLAVCGLFMVVPFIWMISTSLMTQSEFNKNDAIFIPKEEYYVWNKDGVEHKIILVTERGSESVIHVLDENNQIAAEYPEYMSVPSSEIEFVKKKPSIHLDNYTRAFRQVPFATYFANTIFVSIVTLIGVFLTSILAAYAFARMEFKGSDFIFYLFLSMMIVPQPVYLISSYMLLDKFNWLDTYYALIVPWCVNIFTIFLFRQHFKSLPQELFDAASIDGCSTFGMLWRIVLPLSKPIIATASIFSLISSWNSFMWPLVMVDRPELRVLQVGLSYFNQEASTQTTLLMAASTFSILPILILFFIAQKQIIASYSRSGLKD; encoded by the coding sequence ATGCATCCCATCATCAGCAAATCCATCATCTACTTCCTCCTGGCTGTCTGCGGCCTGTTCATGGTCGTCCCTTTCATTTGGATGATCTCCACCTCCCTCATGACCCAGTCGGAATTCAACAAGAACGACGCGATCTTCATCCCCAAGGAGGAATACTACGTCTGGAACAAGGACGGAGTGGAGCACAAGATCATTTTGGTGACGGAAAGAGGATCGGAGAGCGTCATCCATGTTCTGGACGAGAACAACCAGATAGCGGCTGAGTATCCTGAATACATGAGCGTGCCGTCCTCCGAGATCGAGTTTGTCAAGAAGAAGCCCAGCATCCATCTGGACAATTATACCAGGGCCTTCAGGCAGGTTCCCTTTGCCACCTATTTTGCCAACACCATCTTCGTGTCGATCGTGACCCTGATAGGCGTCTTCCTCACCTCCATCCTCGCGGCCTACGCCTTTGCCAGAATGGAATTCAAGGGCAGCGACTTCATCTTTTACCTCTTCCTCAGCATGATGATCGTGCCTCAGCCGGTGTATCTGATCTCTTCCTACATGCTGCTGGACAAGTTCAATTGGCTGGACACCTATTATGCGCTGATCGTGCCCTGGTGCGTCAATATCTTCACCATATTTTTGTTCCGGCAGCATTTCAAATCCCTACCCCAGGAGTTGTTCGACGCCGCCTCCATCGACGGCTGCAGCACCTTCGGGATGCTCTGGCGGATCGTTCTTCCCCTTTCCAAACCCATCATCGCCACGGCTTCGATCTTTTCCCTGATCTCCAGTTGGAACAGCTTCATGTGGCCTCTGGTGATGGTGGACCGTCCTGAATTGCGGGTCTTGCAGGTGGGATTGAGCTATTTCAACCAGGAGGCCTCGACCCAGACCACCTTGTTGATGGCCGCTTCCACTTTCAGCATTTTGCCCATCCTCATCCTCTTTTTCATCGCCCAGAAACAGATCATAGCCAGCTATTCACGCTCAGGCCTGAAGGATTAA
- a CDS encoding sugar ABC transporter permease, with protein sequence MKTSLKITPYIYLLPALVLVVLFRLVPIVMSFIISFFEFRVTGSGDFIGLAKYAEMFRDAEFWQSMLNTFWLVAFVVPASIVFPLLFAVLLNQIKFMKGFFRTIYFMPFVTSLVAISIVWKIIYAEQGGLANTFLGWLGMEPLLWLGEPKGIFTLLFSSLGVQIPAWMGGPSLALVSIIILTIWKSLGYNTIIYVAGLQNISKVYYEAAEIDGANKFRQFFNLTVPLVSPTTFYVLLMTTIVSFQTFAQVYLMTDKGGPLGTTKLIVYYIYEKGFDDLDMGYASAVALVLFVFVLGLTILQRRLEKHVNY encoded by the coding sequence ATGAAAACGAGTCTCAAGATCACGCCCTATATCTATCTTCTGCCGGCTTTGGTGCTGGTTGTCCTGTTTCGCCTGGTGCCGATCGTCATGTCTTTCATCATCAGCTTTTTTGAATTCAGGGTGACCGGCAGCGGCGATTTCATCGGCCTGGCCAAATACGCTGAGATGTTTCGGGATGCCGAGTTCTGGCAATCGATGCTCAACACCTTTTGGCTGGTCGCTTTCGTGGTGCCCGCCAGCATCGTTTTCCCACTCCTCTTTGCCGTGCTGCTGAACCAGATCAAGTTTATGAAAGGATTCTTCCGCACGATCTATTTCATGCCCTTCGTCACCTCCCTGGTGGCGATCTCCATTGTTTGGAAGATCATCTACGCTGAGCAGGGCGGACTGGCAAACACTTTCCTGGGTTGGCTGGGCATGGAGCCACTGCTCTGGCTGGGAGAGCCGAAAGGGATCTTTACCCTGCTCTTCTCCTCGTTGGGAGTTCAGATCCCTGCCTGGATGGGTGGTCCGTCGCTGGCCCTGGTCAGCATCATCATTCTGACGATCTGGAAAAGCCTCGGCTACAACACCATCATCTACGTGGCGGGATTGCAGAACATCTCCAAGGTCTATTACGAGGCGGCCGAGATCGACGGGGCCAATAAGTTCCGCCAGTTCTTCAATCTGACCGTGCCCCTGGTCTCCCCCACCACTTTCTACGTGCTGCTGATGACGACCATCGTCAGCTTCCAGACCTTCGCCCAGGTCTATCTGATGACGGATAAGGGCGGACCCCTGGGCACCACCAAGCTGATCGTCTATTACATCTATGAAAAGGGCTTCGACGACCTCGATATGGGCTATGCCAGCGCGGTCGCCCTGGTGCTCTTCGTCTTCGTGCTGGGACTCACGATCCTCCAGCGGCGCCTGGAAAAACACGTGAACTATTAG
- a CDS encoding pyridoxal phosphate-dependent aminotransferase, protein MKLSQRALEIQASPIRKLMPHAVAAKKRGIKIYHLNIGQPDIPTPQAMIDAYHGFSEKVLAYGPSQGLDVYRQGLVQYYAKNGIDLAENEIIVTTAGSEAITFAMLVVCEVGDEIIVPEPFYTNYNGFATMAGINLKPITTRAEDGYQLPSSEAIEALIGPKTRAIMICSPGNPTGTVYSREDIFRLGGIAKKHGLYLISDEVYREFVYDGLAHTSIMHVPGLEENAILVDSVSKRYSACGARIGCIASKNKAIMEATLKFAQARLCPATVDQLAANACVPLGEEYFNEMIGEYEARRDLVYDVLMQIPGVVCVKPKGAFYILAKFPVEDCEKFVIWLLDEYSIDGETVMGAPAEGFYATPGLGRNEMRLAYVLNEDELRKAMRILTQGIQEYNKAR, encoded by the coding sequence ATGAAGCTTTCTCAACGCGCATTGGAGATCCAGGCTTCCCCGATCCGCAAATTGATGCCCCACGCTGTCGCTGCCAAAAAACGCGGTATCAAGATCTATCACCTCAATATCGGCCAACCGGACATTCCCACGCCCCAGGCCATGATCGACGCCTATCATGGCTTTTCCGAGAAAGTGCTGGCCTATGGACCATCCCAGGGCTTGGACGTCTACCGTCAGGGCCTTGTGCAGTATTATGCCAAAAACGGAATCGATTTGGCGGAAAACGAGATCATCGTGACAACGGCTGGCTCAGAGGCCATCACTTTTGCCATGCTGGTGGTCTGCGAAGTTGGCGACGAGATCATCGTTCCGGAACCTTTTTACACCAATTACAACGGTTTTGCCACCATGGCCGGTATCAACCTGAAACCGATCACGACCAGGGCCGAGGATGGCTATCAGCTTCCCTCCAGCGAGGCCATCGAAGCCCTCATTGGGCCAAAGACCAGGGCGATCATGATCTGCAGCCCGGGCAATCCCACGGGCACGGTTTATTCCCGCGAGGACATCTTCCGCCTGGGAGGCATCGCCAAAAAGCATGGCCTCTACCTGATCTCGGATGAAGTTTACCGCGAATTCGTTTACGACGGGCTTGCCCATACCAGTATCATGCACGTTCCCGGACTGGAGGAAAACGCCATCCTGGTGGACAGCGTTTCCAAGCGCTACAGCGCCTGCGGCGCCCGGATCGGCTGCATCGCTTCGAAGAACAAGGCGATCATGGAGGCCACCCTCAAATTCGCCCAGGCCAGGCTCTGCCCCGCCACCGTGGACCAGCTTGCCGCCAACGCCTGCGTGCCCCTGGGAGAGGAATATTTCAACGAGATGATCGGCGAATACGAAGCCCGCCGTGACCTGGTCTATGACGTTCTGATGCAGATCCCCGGGGTTGTTTGCGTCAAACCCAAAGGCGCTTTTTACATCCTGGCCAAGTTTCCGGTGGAAGACTGCGAGAAGTTCGTTATCTGGCTGCTGGATGAATATTCCATCGATGGCGAGACCGTCATGGGCGCTCCCGCAGAAGGTTTTTATGCCACACCCGGCCTGGGCAGGAATGAGATGCGCCTGGCCTACGTGCTGAACGAGGATGAACTGCGCAAGGCGATGCGCATCCTGACCCAAGGCATCCAGGAATACAACAAAGCAAGGTAA
- a CDS encoding polysaccharide deacetylase family protein, which translates to MALSLAGASCRITAPSANGAPIVCITFDDGHQSVWEHALPVLQDHGFPATNFINSGRVGNPNLLTWDQVRSLEIGHGWETGGHTLDHEDLAQLSYEQAELAINLDLENLVAQGLDPRGFALPAGVCPAEYYDIITRQYDYIRSIVDMSMHQPLNRYALGYFPFHTGWTAGHLITRVKRGIANGEALIVLGFHTIGAEGGYNADCPVPEFARIIDYVGQTGLRVMTLSAALEELGALD; encoded by the coding sequence TTGGCCCTTAGCCTCGCCGGAGCTTCCTGCAGGATCACTGCTCCGTCAGCAAACGGAGCCCCGATCGTCTGCATCACCTTCGACGACGGCCATCAGAGCGTTTGGGAACATGCCCTGCCTGTTCTTCAAGACCACGGCTTTCCGGCCACCAACTTCATAAACAGCGGCCGAGTGGGCAACCCCAATCTGCTCACCTGGGACCAGGTCCGCAGCCTGGAGATCGGCCACGGCTGGGAAACAGGGGGGCACACGCTCGATCATGAAGACCTGGCCCAGCTAAGCTACGAGCAAGCGGAACTGGCCATAAACCTGGACCTGGAAAATCTTGTGGCCCAAGGCCTCGATCCACGTGGTTTTGCCCTGCCAGCGGGAGTCTGCCCGGCTGAGTATTACGATATCATCACCCGTCAATACGATTATATCCGCAGCATTGTCGATATGTCCATGCATCAACCTCTGAACCGCTACGCCCTGGGCTACTTTCCCTTTCACACGGGTTGGACCGCCGGACACCTGATCACGCGCGTCAAGCGGGGCATTGCCAATGGCGAGGCCCTGATCGTGCTGGGGTTTCACACAATCGGGGCCGAAGGTGGCTACAATGCGGATTGTCCGGTGCCGGAATTTGCCAGGATCATCGATTACGTCGGCCAGACCGGCCTGCGGGTGATGACCCTGTCCGCCGCGCTGGAGGAATTGGGAGCCCTGGACTGA
- a CDS encoding TetR/AcrR family transcriptional regulator, translated as MMQLYPKPRKKSVMPTDYKVKILTAAIKVFAQKGYVNTTMSDVAIHAKVGIGTLYNYFKNKDDMLLQCMKKTIEDEIMQIQEETDKIKDPIDKLHQFFLKHGELIVSKPYIAKFLVVELRQSESFYKRNPSYNPMHYYFDYVRGILSESMKIGRIRKVDVDALTYMLIGAMDVIFTQWLISGKTLEIKPLVDNIRAILKVGIGTSA; from the coding sequence ATGATGCAACTGTACCCCAAACCCCGCAAGAAGTCTGTGATGCCCACAGATTACAAAGTGAAGATACTCACGGCGGCCATCAAGGTCTTTGCCCAGAAAGGCTATGTCAACACCACCATGTCGGACGTCGCGATCCATGCCAAGGTCGGCATCGGCACCCTTTACAACTATTTCAAGAACAAGGACGATATGCTGCTGCAGTGCATGAAAAAGACGATCGAAGACGAGATCATGCAGATCCAGGAAGAAACCGACAAGATCAAGGACCCGATCGACAAGCTGCATCAGTTCTTCCTGAAACACGGAGAACTGATCGTCAGCAAGCCCTACATCGCCAAATTCCTGGTGGTGGAGCTGCGCCAAAGCGAGAGCTTTTACAAGCGCAATCCCTCCTATAATCCCATGCATTACTATTTCGATTACGTGAGAGGGATTCTCAGTGAATCGATGAAGATCGGCCGCATCCGCAAGGTCGATGTCGATGCCCTCACCTACATGCTCATCGGCGCCATGGACGTGATCTTCACCCAATGGCTCATCAGCGGAAAAACCCTGGAGATCAAACCCCTGGTCGACAATATCAGGGCGATCCTGAAAGTGGGCATCGGCACCTCAGCATAA
- the uvrC gene encoding excinuclease ABC subunit UvrC, whose product MEKTPELIEQKLKFLPEQPGIYIWKNAAGEVIYVGKAKSLKNRIKSYLSGSPKDIKTEQLVKHIADLDYIITLSEQDAFILEANLIKRHKPKYNINLKDDKRYPFVKITVQEPFPRIMVTRDVVKDGSRYFGPFTDAKSLRFTLRNFEWIFPIRSCNRNIPADKVRYKNACINFQLGKCPAPCIGAISQADYLRIIKRQMSFFEGRHQEVLDELRYEMNTLSEDLKFEQAAKLRNRIIAIERIQKRQVVYAQDARNTDVIGFYQEENIAVCVVLRIMGGMVVNREDYPLSNVEQSTPEQILRAFVQLYYADRDELPDEILLPHEPSEMEELNLWLKGKLSLPQRGEKSKLLAMAKRNAFHLIEERKLAHLRRANRTVFPIQELKEKLALPRLPRKMVCMDISTIQGTDTVSSAVFFENGKPKKKLYRHFIIRSLDTQNDFAALQETLSRFLQEIQKDEAMLPDLLIIDGGKGQLAACLETLESSSRTDIPIISLAKRAEEIYVPHRSESVILTRSSSALRLLTAIRDEAHRFAINFHRSRRSKRTLISELEDIPGIGEQTKFLLLKELGSVDEISQASIDKLRSIKGIGEKTARQIHAHFHADSSNQ is encoded by the coding sequence ATGGAAAAAACGCCTGAACTGATCGAGCAAAAACTCAAGTTCCTGCCCGAGCAGCCGGGGATCTATATCTGGAAAAACGCAGCCGGGGAGGTGATTTACGTGGGCAAGGCAAAATCGCTCAAAAACAGGATCAAGTCCTATCTGAGCGGATCGCCCAAAGACATCAAGACCGAGCAGCTCGTCAAACACATCGCCGACCTCGATTACATCATCACCCTCTCCGAGCAGGACGCCTTCATCCTGGAAGCAAACCTGATCAAGCGCCACAAACCCAAGTACAACATCAATCTCAAGGATGACAAGCGCTATCCTTTCGTCAAGATAACAGTTCAGGAACCCTTTCCCCGGATAATGGTCACCCGGGACGTGGTCAAGGACGGATCGCGCTATTTCGGGCCCTTCACCGACGCCAAGTCGCTGCGCTTCACTCTGCGCAATTTTGAATGGATCTTCCCCATCCGCTCCTGCAACCGCAATATCCCTGCCGATAAGGTCCGCTACAAGAATGCCTGTATCAACTTCCAGCTGGGGAAGTGCCCAGCTCCCTGCATTGGCGCTATCTCCCAGGCAGATTACCTGCGCATCATCAAACGGCAGATGAGCTTCTTCGAGGGCCGGCACCAGGAGGTTTTGGATGAGCTGCGGTACGAGATGAACACGCTTTCCGAGGATCTCAAGTTCGAGCAGGCTGCCAAACTGCGCAACCGCATCATTGCCATCGAACGCATTCAAAAACGCCAGGTGGTCTATGCCCAGGACGCCCGCAATACAGACGTGATCGGCTTTTACCAGGAGGAGAACATCGCCGTCTGCGTCGTGCTCAGGATCATGGGTGGAATGGTGGTCAACCGCGAGGATTATCCGCTCTCAAACGTGGAACAGAGCACTCCGGAACAGATCCTGAGAGCCTTCGTGCAACTCTACTACGCGGATAGGGACGAACTTCCGGACGAGATCCTGCTTCCCCATGAGCCGTCTGAAATGGAAGAACTGAACCTCTGGCTGAAAGGCAAGCTCAGCCTGCCCCAACGCGGCGAGAAAAGCAAACTCCTGGCCATGGCCAAACGCAATGCCTTCCACCTGATCGAAGAAAGGAAACTCGCCCATCTGCGCAGGGCCAACCGGACGGTTTTCCCCATCCAGGAACTCAAAGAAAAGCTCGCCCTGCCCAGGCTGCCGCGCAAGATGGTCTGCATGGACATTTCCACCATCCAAGGCACGGACACCGTTTCCTCCGCCGTGTTCTTCGAAAACGGCAAGCCCAAAAAGAAGCTCTACCGCCATTTCATCATTCGCAGCCTGGATACCCAAAACGATTTCGCCGCCCTGCAGGAAACACTTTCACGATTCCTGCAGGAGATCCAGAAAGACGAGGCGATGCTGCCGGACCTGCTGATCATTGACGGAGGCAAAGGACAGCTCGCCGCCTGCCTGGAAACCTTGGAAAGCTCGTCCCGGACTGATATTCCGATCATTTCCCTGGCCAAGCGAGCGGAGGAGATCTACGTTCCGCACCGCTCGGAGTCCGTAATCCTGACCCGTTCCTCATCAGCCCTGCGCCTGCTGACCGCCATCCGCGACGAGGCCCACCGTTTCGCCATCAACTTCCATCGCTCCCGGCGTTCCAAACGCACCCTGATCAGCGAATTGGAGGACATCCCCGGTATCGGCGAGCAGACCAAATTCCTCCTCCTGAAAGAACTCGGCTCGGTGGATGAGATCAGCCAGGCCAGCATCGACAAGCTCAGATCCATCAAAGGCATCGGCGAGAAAACCGCCCGGCAGATTCACGCTCATTTCCATGCTGATTCCTCAAATCAGTAA
- the murJ gene encoding murein biosynthesis integral membrane protein MurJ codes for MSEKKLAKNISIMSVAIFLSRIMGLVRDQVMAFCFGTTFLNDAFVVGFRIPNLLRSLFGEGALSASFVPIYNELGVHEDKRRQMDFALQVLGILAFFLFILTVLGIIFAPLIVRVIYPGLPPRTYSLAVILTRIMFPYLTWIGLSSTMIAILNSHDRFFMTGLSSALLNLGMILSLVLPRFVFGIEGVALVRWGAWGVFAGGFLQTVINFPYLKQLGYPFKLMLNFGGEALRTMWTRFVPSLIGVGIREINLIADSLMASFLAVGSISALEYGNRLFHLPLGIFAISTGMVLLPTYSRLVAKQDFGELSKNLRFAAVSLAYVMLPVTVLIITLGGDLVKILFERGAFDAKATLWTTQALVFYSLGLIFFSLNQTLTPLFFANKDTRTPVRVAAAMVGLNIVLNFVLMQFLQHRGLAFASSITAMVNFFLLLRLLRKKMPQVDFSGILPNILKALLICAVLLALLLAANQLIPPLGTGLLILKDAGLVALSLAIFYLLGLWLKLDYLRSALSLVWKKRLN; via the coding sequence ATGTCCGAAAAGAAACTCGCCAAGAACATCAGCATCATGTCGGTGGCCATCTTCCTGAGCAGGATCATGGGCCTGGTCCGCGACCAGGTGATGGCGTTCTGCTTCGGCACCACCTTTCTCAACGACGCTTTCGTGGTGGGCTTCCGCATCCCCAACCTGCTGCGCAGCCTGTTCGGCGAAGGAGCCCTTTCCGCTTCCTTTGTGCCCATCTACAACGAACTGGGGGTCCACGAAGACAAGCGCCGGCAGATGGATTTCGCCCTCCAGGTGTTGGGCATCCTGGCCTTCTTCCTCTTCATTTTAACCGTGTTGGGGATCATCTTCGCGCCCCTGATCGTTCGCGTCATCTATCCCGGCCTGCCTCCCAGGACTTATTCCCTGGCCGTCATCCTCACCCGGATCATGTTTCCCTACCTCACCTGGATCGGGCTATCTTCCACCATGATCGCCATCCTCAATTCCCACGACCGCTTTTTCATGACCGGGCTCTCCTCCGCCCTGCTCAATCTGGGCATGATCCTTAGCCTGGTGCTGCCCCGCTTCGTGTTCGGGATCGAAGGCGTGGCCCTTGTCCGCTGGGGCGCTTGGGGCGTTTTCGCGGGTGGGTTTTTGCAGACCGTCATCAATTTCCCCTATTTGAAGCAGCTTGGCTATCCCTTCAAGCTGATGCTCAATTTCGGCGGCGAAGCGCTCAGGACGATGTGGACCCGCTTCGTCCCCTCGCTGATCGGAGTGGGGATCCGGGAGATCAACCTGATCGCGGACAGCCTGATGGCGTCGTTTCTGGCCGTGGGAAGCATCTCCGCATTGGAATACGGGAACCGCCTCTTCCACCTGCCGTTGGGCATTTTCGCCATTTCCACGGGGATGGTGCTCTTGCCCACCTATTCACGCCTGGTGGCCAAACAGGATTTCGGTGAGCTATCCAAAAATCTCCGCTTTGCCGCGGTCAGCCTGGCCTACGTGATGCTGCCCGTGACGGTGCTGATCATCACCTTGGGTGGCGATCTGGTCAAGATCCTCTTTGAACGTGGCGCCTTTGACGCCAAGGCCACTCTCTGGACGACCCAGGCCTTGGTCTTTTACTCGCTGGGCCTGATCTTTTTCAGCCTCAACCAGACCCTCACCCCGCTCTTTTTCGCCAACAAGGACACCCGCACCCCGGTGCGCGTCGCTGCCGCGATGGTGGGGCTGAACATCGTCCTCAATTTTGTTCTGATGCAATTTTTGCAGCATCGCGGCCTGGCCTTTGCCTCTTCGATCACCGCGATGGTCAATTTCTTCCTGCTGCTGCGCCTGCTGCGCAAGAAAATGCCCCAGGTAGACTTTTCCGGGATCCTGCCCAATATCCTCAAGGCCCTGCTGATCTGCGCGGTCCTATTGGCACTGCTTCTGGCCGCCAATCAGCTCATCCCGCCCCTGGGGACCGGCTTGCTCATCCTCAAGGATGCCGGACTGGTCGCCCTCAGCCTGGCTATCTTCTATCTGCTGGGCCTCTGGCTGAAGCTGGATTACCTGCGCAGCGCCCTTTCCCTGGTATGGAAAAAACGCCTGAACTGA